One window from the genome of Pedococcus badiiscoriae encodes:
- a CDS encoding alkaline phosphatase D family protein — translation MAALTAGSVTRPAAALVRTGQPILTHGVQSGDPEAGAITLWSRADRPARLVAEVSSDSSFRRVLRRMSSPVVTAGSDFTGQLRLHGLPSGADLHYRITPVDPHDAKLAGEPVAGRFRSAVTDRRAIRFLWSGDIAGQGWGVNPDLGGFPIARAMAAANADFFLSSGDNVYADGPVKAEVVLPDGRVWHNVVTPEKSHAAIALDDFRGQFKYNLVSENRTWREFLAQCAIVAQWDDHEVLNNWYPGEVLVGRSGYPDGTPVDPLVARARQAFHEYMPISRTSPDKLGRVYRKLSYGPLLDVFVLDMRSHKDPNTTDLQTADDGGILGMEQTEWLIKELKRSRATWKVIANDLPLGLVVPDSTEGKPNQESISNGDAGAPKGREIELARVLTELKRAGVRNHVWLTADVHYTAAHRYHPDRAAYQEFDPFWEFVSGPLNAGGFGPNSLDATFGPEAVFVAAPPRAGVSPLEGFQYFGQVDIDPRTEQLTVTLKGIDGHALFTQVLDPAAR, via the coding sequence TTGGCAGCCCTCACCGCCGGAAGCGTCACACGGCCAGCCGCGGCGCTGGTCCGCACAGGTCAGCCCATCCTGACGCACGGTGTGCAGTCCGGTGACCCTGAGGCTGGGGCCATCACTTTATGGAGCCGGGCGGACCGGCCCGCCCGGCTGGTTGCCGAGGTGTCCTCCGACTCGTCTTTCCGGCGGGTCCTTCGCCGGATGAGCTCACCAGTTGTCACGGCTGGCTCCGACTTCACGGGCCAACTTCGGCTGCACGGCCTGCCCTCGGGTGCCGACCTGCACTACCGCATCACCCCAGTCGACCCTCATGACGCGAAGCTCGCTGGTGAGCCGGTAGCCGGCCGGTTCCGGTCAGCCGTGACCGACCGGCGTGCTATCCGCTTCCTGTGGTCCGGCGACATTGCTGGCCAGGGTTGGGGTGTCAACCCCGACCTCGGCGGCTTCCCGATCGCGCGGGCGATGGCTGCAGCCAACGCAGACTTCTTCCTGAGCTCAGGGGACAACGTTTACGCCGACGGCCCAGTGAAGGCTGAGGTGGTGCTTCCGGACGGCCGTGTGTGGCACAACGTCGTTACCCCCGAAAAGAGCCACGCCGCGATCGCGCTGGACGACTTCCGTGGCCAGTTCAAATACAACCTCGTCTCCGAGAACCGGACCTGGAGGGAGTTCCTCGCCCAGTGCGCGATCGTCGCCCAGTGGGACGACCACGAGGTGCTGAACAACTGGTATCCCGGCGAGGTCCTGGTTGGCCGGTCGGGCTACCCCGACGGTACGCCGGTCGATCCGCTCGTTGCCCGGGCCCGGCAGGCGTTCCACGAGTACATGCCGATCTCCCGCACCTCGCCGGACAAGTTGGGCCGGGTCTACCGCAAGCTGTCCTACGGGCCGTTGCTTGACGTGTTCGTTCTCGACATGCGTAGTCACAAGGATCCCAACACGACGGACCTGCAGACCGCTGACGACGGCGGCATCCTGGGCATGGAGCAGACCGAGTGGCTGATCAAAGAGCTGAAGCGCTCCCGTGCGACGTGGAAGGTCATCGCGAATGACCTGCCCCTAGGGCTCGTCGTGCCCGACTCCACCGAGGGCAAGCCCAACCAGGAGAGCATCTCCAACGGTGACGCCGGGGCGCCGAAGGGGCGCGAGATCGAGTTGGCCCGGGTGCTTACCGAGCTCAAGCGGGCTGGCGTGCGCAACCACGTTTGGCTCACCGCGGACGTCCACTACACCGCGGCTCACCGGTACCACCCGGACCGCGCTGCATACCAAGAGTTCGACCCGTTCTGGGAGTTCGTGTCAGGCCCACTGAACGCCGGAGGCTTCGGCCCAAATTCGCTGGACGCCACCTTTGGTCCCGAGGCGGTCTTCGTTGCCGCCCCGCCGCGCGCGGGCGTCTCTCCGCTGGAAGGGTTCCAGTACTTCGGTCAGGTCGACATCGACCCGCGAACGGAACAGCTGACCGTGACACTGAAGGGTATCGACGGCCACGCGTTGTTCACCCAAGTCCTCGACCCGGCAGCACGCTGA